Within Gemmatimonadetes bacterium T265, the genomic segment GCCGGCGACGGCTGCACGGCGCGCCGGAGCGCTTGGTTGGTGAAGGTGACATAGACGAGCGCGCTGTCGGCCGTCGCGTCGCCCCCCTGGTCAATGACCTTGCCCCGGACCGTGTGCCACTGGCTATTCGTTGGAACGCACGGGAACGTAGGGGCCGTGTCGGGCGCGCTGTAGCCCGCGCCCTCGCCGCAGTCGAACTGGTAGGTGAAGTGGGTGGCCTCGGGGTGACCGGGCACGTGGGCGTTGACGAGCGCGAGCGGCAGCGTGCCTTGATAGCCAACGTACGCCGTGTCGGGCGCGACGAACTGCGCCACCGGGAACACGCGCGACTGCGGGATGGGCGGCGGCGCGGCCTGGCCGTGCTGGTTGCTCCCCCAGCAGACCACCGCGCGGTCCGCCGGGCGCACGGCGCAGGTGTGGTCCCACCCCGCGCTCACCTGGACGTACACGCCGGCTGTCGGCGTCGCCTGGCCGGCGTCGTTGGCCCCCCAACACACCGCGGCGCTGTCGCTCTTCCGCACGGCGCAGCTGTGGGCGTGGCCGGCACTCACCTGGACGTAGGCGCCCACGGGCGGCGTCGCCTGCCCGGCGTCGTTGGCGCCCCAGCACGCCACGGCGCCGTTGTCGGCCCGCACGGCGCAGGCGTGTTGGGAGCCGGCGCTCACTTGGGCGTAGGGACCCGGGGGCGCCGTGACGAGGGTCCCCCAGCAGAGCACCGCGCGGTCGGCGGTGCGGACGGCGCAACTGAAGTACATGCCCGCGCTCACGTCCGCGTACGCGTGCGCGCCGGGCGGCGGGAAGGCCTCCCCCTGGTGGTCGGAGCCCCAACACGCGAGCGCGCCGGTCCCGGCGGCCACCGCGCAGCTGTGGTAGCCGTTGGCGGCGACTTGGGTGTAGGCGTCCGGCGGCCGGTTGAGCTGGCCGGAGCCGTTGTACCCCCAACAGGTCACGGCGCCTGCGGCACCCACCGCACACCCGTGCTGCAGGCCGACGCTGACCTCGGTGAAGGGTCCAGTGGGCGGCCTGCCTCCGCCCAGGCTCGCCCCCCAGCAGACCAGGGCGCCGTTGTCGGTGCGAATGGCACAAGTGTAGAAACCGCCGGCGCTGACCTGCGTGTACCCGTACGCGGGGAACACGAGTCCGAGCGGCCGGCTCGGGCGGGGCGCGGTGGGCGTGCGGTCGGCGCAGGCGCCCAACGACGCGAGCGCGAGCGTGCTGAGCACCGCGCCGATGACGGCCACGCGCCGCCAGCGAGACAGGGCGGCGGTCATACGCGGGTCACGCGCGCCGCTGGCGAACGGCGGCGCGCGGCCAGCCCCACGCCGCCCATTCCGACTAGCAGCAGGGCAACCGTCGCGGGCTCGGGGGCGAGCGTTTGCGTGGGGGCGCGGGTGTACGTGCGGAAGGCCATGGTCAACGGGTTGAAGCCGTACGCGCCCCCCGTCGGCTCTGCCGTCGCTGGCCCGAACCACAGCGACCCTGCTCCGGGGACGTTGACGTTGAGGGCGGCGCCGATGATCGTGGGGTACACGCCGGTCGACCGGGCCGCGAGGTAGTACGTCGCCCCCGGCGTCACCGCGATGGGCGGGAAGAAGAAGTCGACCCACCCTTCGTTGACGACCGTCAACGTGTCCGTCGCCGCGGCGATCTGGACGGCGTCGGGGAGGTCGGGGCGGTCGGTGAACACCGCCATCGTCATCGCCGACGGCAGCCCGTTCGTCGTGAGGAGGAAGCCGACGCCGGACAGGTTGGACGTGCCGGGCGAGAACTCCTGTGCGTACCACCGCAGAAAGTGGAGGCCCGTCAGCCACGAGGGCTGGTTCACGTCAATGACGTTGCTCTGTGCCCCGGCTGCCGCGGCGGCGGGCATAGCCGCGGGCGCTGCGGCCGCGGCGGTGAGAGCGGCGGCGCCCCCGATCAGGGTGCGGCGCAGCAGGGTGTGCAGGGTCGCGGGCATCGAGTCGCTCATGTGTGTGGGCGGAATGACGGGGGCCGGCGCGGGGGCAGGCTCTGTGCGTCGGCGCTGTGCCAGGCCCGCGATGCCGGGCGTTGTCGGGCGGGGAGCCGGGCCATATTGTAGGAATCGTCAAACAGCCGCGGCGGCCTTCACGCGGTGTTCCGTTCCTGCGCTCCCCCGCCCGTGACGTCTCCTCTGTCCGAGCCCGTGACCGCGCTGCTCGCGGCGTGGGGACGTGGGGACGGCGCGGCGCTGGACGCCCTCGTGCCGAGGGTGTGCGGGGAGTTGCGCGTGTAGGCCGCGCGCGCCGCGCGCCCGGCTGCTGAGGCACACGCTCCAGCCCACCGCGCTCGTGGCCGGACCGAGTGGTCGGGGAGCCGGGTCAGCAGCGCCGTGAGGTACACCTCGACATCGACGCCGGCCTGCGGCCGCCCGCGGTGCCGGCCGGGGACGAGGAGAACGCGCGGCGGGACGCACCGTCCGAGCGGGCTCGGGTGACCCGGCGTGTGGCCGGAGCCGACTGGGCGGCCTCCTCGCCGTCGCTTGCGGTCGGGCGGGGCGCGGGCAGATTGGCGCCGTCGCGTGGTGCCCCGCTGTCTGGCCCGCGGTGGCCCGCGGTGGCCCGCGGTGGCCCGCGGTGGCCCGCGGTGGCCCGCGGTGGCCCGCGGCCGATGTGAGAGGCGCGCGGGCCGCCACCCTCGCCCGGAGTGCTGCAGGCTGGCTCGGCTCCTCCCGCCCGGCTCGTGCCGGGCCGCCACCACCGCCCTCGTCGGCCTCGCCGGGGTGCTCGCCGCCCCCACCGCCCGCGCGCAGTACACGGTCACGGCGATCGGCGTGCCGGGCGCAGTCAACACGAGCACGTCCGGCATCAACGCCGCGGCGCAGATCGTCGGGGAATACAACGACGCCGCGGGCGTCCACGGCTTCCTGGCCACGCCGGCCGCCGCAACCGTGCCGGAGCCCGGGGCGCTCGCGCTAGTGGCGGCCGGCCTCGGCGTCCTAGGTGTCGTCGACACGGAGGTTGTTCACTGAGCCGTAGCGAGCCAGGCTGGGGAGGTCGCCCACCCCAACATCGGCTCGCGCCGGAGGGCTCGGTGAACACGCACCAGAACGCCCGACTCGGGCCCGCCGGGCGGGCCCGGCTCGTCCGGCGGCTCCTGGGCGGCGAGCCGGCGCCGCAGGTCGCCGCAGGTCGCCGCCACGACGGGCGTCAGCGTGCGCACCGCGTACAAGTAGCTCGCCCGCTACCGGGCCGAGGGCGAGGCGGGACTCGCGGACCGCTCGAGCCGCCCGCACCGCTCGCCGCGGCGGCTCGACGCCGCGCTGGTCGCGCGGGTCGAGGGGCTGCGCCGGGCGCGCCACACGAGCCCGCAGATCGCCCGGGCGCTTGGCCTGCCGGTCTCGACAGTCGTCGTCACCGTGCGGCGCCTCGGGCTCAACTGGCTGGCGCGCCTCACGGCGTCCGAGCCTGCGGTCCGCTACGGCTCGCGGCACGCGAGCGCCCCGGGGAGCTGCTGCACGTCGACACGAAGCGGCTGGGGCGCATCGTCGTCGGGCACCGCATCACGGTCGACCGCCGGCGGCGCGGGCCGCGCCAGCGCACGGGCTGGGACGTGCTGCGCGTGGCCGTCAACGACGCGTCGCGCCTCGCGTACGGCCAACTCCTGGTCGCGCCGGCCTCAAGCGCGGCCAGGAACCGGCGCGCGAGTTCGAGGTGCTCGGCCGCGCACGCCGGATCGCCCGACGCGGGCGCGACGCCGAAGCCGGGCGGGGCGTCGGTCGCGCTCGGGAAGCGCGGCGGCATCGCAGGGAGCGCGGGGGCGGTCATGGCCGGACGTGCTACCGCGCAGCGCGCGCGGCCCGGCCAGCCGGCGCTGAGCGGTCCAGTGGAGTCACTATGGAGCTGACCCCGAGGAACGGACGCGGAGTTTAGGCTGCTCGCGCGGGGCGCGCGGTCAGGTGCTGCTCATAGGCGACGGGACTCACGTAGTCGAGGCTCGAGTGGCGCCGCTCGCCGTTGTACCAGAAGAGGAAGTCGAAGATCGCGGGCCGCGCCGCCGCGCGCGACACGAAGGTGACATCAGCCAGTAGCTCGTGTTCGAGCGTCGCGAAGAAGGCCTCGGCAACAGCATTATCGTAGCAATCGCCTTTTGCGCTCATGCTCGGCACCGCGCCAGACGCAGCGAGCAGCACCTGGTAGGCCGCGCTCGCGTATTGCGACCCACGATCCGAGTGACACACGAGCCCGGGCGCGGGGCGCCGGTCGGCGAGCGCCGCATGCAGGGCCGCGAGCACGAGCTCGGTCTCCATCGTCTCGCGCACCGCCCACCCCACCACGCGGCGGCTCGCCAGGTCGAGCACGACCGCCAGGAACAGCCAGCCCTCGCGCGTGGGGATGTACGTGAAATCGGCGACCCAAACGCGGTCGAGCCCGGGCTGGTCCGCGACCGCGAAGTCGCGCGCCACCACGTTCGGCGCGACCGGGTGCGCATGCGCCGAGTCGGTCGTGCGTACGCGGCGCTGCGCGCGGCGCGCCACGAGGCCGTCCTCGCGCATGAGCCGCGCGACGCGCTTCTTGGCGACGCGTACGCCGGCCGCGCGCAGCTCGCGATGCACTCGCGGCGCCCCGTAGCGCCGGTGACTCTTCGCGTGTGCGGCGCGCACCTCCACCCGCACCCGCTCGTCCGCGGCGGCGCGCGTGCCCGGCGGCCGGCGCTGTGCGCCGTAGAAGCCGGCCACGCTCACGCCCAACAGCGCGCACATCCATCGCACGGGGTACGTCCCGCGCTCGGCCGCGATCACGGCGTACTTGTCGCTCACCGCGACTCCCTCGCGAAGTACACCGCCGCGGTTTTTAGAAACGCGACCTCCTGCTTCAGCCGCGCGTTCTCCCGTTCCAGGCGCTTCAACTCGGCCTCGTCCGCCGGCAACCGCCCCTGCCCGGGGAACACGTCGGCGGGCGGCGCCCCGGCGCGCTCCTTGGCTTGGCGCTGCCACTTCCGCAGCAGGTCGTCTCGTACATCCAGCTCGCGGCCGATCTGCTTCAGCGACACCCCGGCTGCGCGCCGCTCCGCCATCCGGCGCAACGCTTCGATCTTGAATTCGGCACTGAACGCGCGCCGCGTCTTCGGCTCTCCCGCCATCGTCCACCTCCGCCCTGCAGCATAGCAGAGCTTATCGAGGCGTCCGTTTCAGCGGGGCAACTCCAGTGCGCGCCTTCGGGCTGCGCCGGGCGCGCTACCGCGGGCTCGCCAAGACGCACTGTGAGATTGCCGGTGCCCCTCACCGTCGGCTGGCGGCGGGGGCATACTGGAAAGTGGTCGCGGGCGGGATGACCCGAAGACTCACTCGCCGTCTGCTCATCCGTGGACGTGCGTTGTGCGTGGATATGTCTCCCGTCCGTGACCCCACCAGCGCTGGGCCCCGGCTGCTGGCCTGATAGCAGCCCGTCCGCGCTTGCCTCACAGGCGGCGCGTGACTCCTCACCGTTTCGCCGCGAAGGGAGCCGCCCGCTGGTGTCGCTCGGGTCACCCCACTCGCGGAGGGACGCGCATGCGCCGCACCCGCGCCGACGTCGCCGTCGTGATCGGCGTCGACACGCACAAGGCCACGTACACCGCGTCGGCCGTCACCAGGGCCGGCGCCGAACTCGCGACCCTCACCGTCGCCTCCGACGCGTCCGGCCACCGCCGCCTGCTCGCCTTCGCCCGACACGCGTCCGGGCCGGCCGATGCCGCCGTCCCGCGGCTCTGGGCGCTCGAGGGCGCCGGGAGCTTCGGCTGCGGCCTCACGGCCTTCCTGCTGGAGCAAGGCGAGGCCGTGGCCGAGATCGACCGCCCGGCCCGTCCGGCGCGGCGCACCGGCGCGAAGACCGATCAGCTCGACGCGACGCGGGCCGCACGCGAGGCGCTCGCCCGGCCGCCCCTGGCCGAGCCGCGCTGTCGCGGGACACGCGAAGCGGTGCGCGTCCTGCGCCGCACGTGCACCGGCGCGGGGCGCGCGAAGAGCCGCGCGATCTGCCACCTCAAGGCGCTGATCGTCACCGCGCCCCGGCCGCTGCGCGACCAGCTGCGCGACCAGCTCCGCGGCGTGCGCGACGACGCGCTCCTGCCCAAGTGCGCCCGCCTGCGCACCACGCCGCAGCACAGCGTCGAGCACCGGGCGACGGTCACCGCGCTGCGCCTCACGGCCCGGCGGGCGCTCGCGCTCGAGGCGGAGGCCGACGACCTCGAGTCGCAGCTCGAGCCCCTCGTGCAGGGGCTCGCGCCGCACCTGCTCGCCGAGCCGGGCATCGGCGTGCTCACCGCGGCCGAGCTGCTCGTCGCGTGGTCGCACGCGGGGCGGGTGCGGTCGGCGGCGGCCTTTGCGCAGCTCGCCGGTGTCGCGCCGATCCCGGCGTCGTCGGGCCAGGTGACGCGCCACCGGTTGAACCGCGGCGGCGACCGCCACGTGAACTGTGCGCTGCACCAGATCGTGCGCTCGCGGCTCGGGCACCACGTCGAGACGCGCGCCTACGCCGCCAAGCGCACGGCCGAGGGCAAGAGCCCCCGCGACATCAAGCGCTGCCTCAAGCGCTTCGTCGCGCGGCGTGTCTTCCGCTTGCTCGAGCGCCCGCCCACCGAGGGCGCACCACCGCCTTGACAGACATAGAAGCATCGTCCAGGCCGTCGCGACGGCGGCCGCCCTCAACCTCGCCCGGCTCGACGCCCGGCTCGACGCCCGGCTCGACGCCTGGCTCGCCGCCCGGCCGCTCGGCCCCACCCGCATGTCGCGCTTCGCCCGCCTCGCCGCCTAACGATCCGATTTCGCCAACAGAGTCCGAGGGGTCCTGAGACGGAGGGGGCGGGCTGCGGGCGGCGGTGTCGCGGCGGGGCGGCTCGGACGGCGCCGGCGACGCGGGGACAATGCGCCGCCCTGCTTAGCGCACCGACTGAGCGCGCTTCGCGGCGCTTAGGTCGCTGGACGGGCCTCCGCGCGGTCTCTCGGCGCTAAGCGCTCCGCTATGAGCCCCGGCCTACGATCCCGGCGCACCCTATCCCCGCCCGAGGCACACTACGGGCGGCGTCCTGCACCGCTCCCCACTCCACCCCCCTGCTGGCCGCCGCGCTCCCCTTCCGCTTCTCTTTCCGCCCTGCCGCGCCCCCGGCGCCCGCCTGCCCCGTGCTCGTGCAGCCGCACGAGGGTCACCACTACCACGCGTTCGGGAACCACCTGCACGTGTTGCTCCCGAGCGCCGACACGGGCGGCGCGCTCGCCGTCGGCATCAACACGACGCCGGCGGGGAGCGGCCCGCCCGCGCACGTCCACCAGCACGAGGCGGAGGTGCTCGTGGTGCTCGAGAGCGAGGTCGAATTCCTCGCTGGCGGCGCCGACGTCAGGTCGATTGGCGTCGCGACCTTCCCGCCGACATGCCGCCGGGGCGTGGAGGCGTCCACCGGTGGGACGGCCCCGCGCGTGCCGACGAGACGATCGTGCTGTGGCGCGACGGACTGCGACCGCCGGTGGTCGAACGGCGGATCGGCGCGGGCGGACGTCGGGCGCACGCGGGTTGCGGTCACAACGGGCGGCGGTCGACCCGCCCGGCGGTTGCGCCGTCGCCCCCCTTCCGAGCACACGCGATGTCCGTTCCTATGTGTCGCCCACCGGCCGAGCCGCACCCCGCGTCGGCCGCCGCGGACCACGCCGCGTTCCCGCGCGGGCCGGCCGAACGCGCGCTCGTGCGGGCCCGGACGGCGGGGGCGGCGTGAACGGGGCGCGGCCGCCCGACGGGCCGGTCGTCGGCGCCCCGCTCGACCGCCTCGACGGCCCCCTCAAGGTCACCGGCGGGGCGCGCTACGCGGCCGAGATGCCGGTGGCCGGCCTCGCGCACGCGGTGCTGGTGACGAGTACCGTGGCGCGCGGGCGCGTCGCGCGCGTGGACGCGCGCGCGGCCGAGGCGGCGCCGGGGGTGCTGGCAGTGCTCACGCCGATGAACGCGCCCACGCTGCCCGGCGTCCCCGCGCCGCACACGCAGGAGGCGGGCGGGACGGGAACGGGAGAGGGGGGGGCCGGCGGCGAGGGTCAGGGCGGCCAGCCAGCGCAGTCGCCGAACCCGCCCCAGATCTCGCAGCGCATCCCGACGCTGCTGCAGGACGACCGCGTGTACTACAACGGCCAGCCGATCGGCGTCGTCGTGGCCGACACGCTGGAGCGCGCGGCGGCGGCCGTCGGGCTCGTGCGCGTGACGTACGCGGCCGAGCCGCCGGACCTCGACGTCGCCACGGCGCCGCGCGCGCCGGACGACCGGGTCAAGGTGACCGGCGGGCCGCGCGCCACCCGGCGCGGCGACGTGGCGGCGGGGCTCGCGGCGGCCGCGGCGCGCGTGGACCAGCGCTACACCACGCCGCACGAGACCCACAACCCTATGGAGCCGCACGCGACGACCGCCGTGTGGGAGGCCGACGGGGCGGACCCGCACGGGCGGCTCACGCTGTATACCTCGACGCAGGCGGTGTTCGGCGTGCGCGACGCGGTCGCGCGCATCTTCGGGCTGCCGCCGGACCGGGTGCGCGTGGTCGCGCCGTTTACCGGCGGGGGCTTCGGCGGCAAGGGCGGCGCGTGGTCGCACGAGGCGCTCGCCGCGATGGCCGCCCGGCGGGTGGGCCGGGCGGTCAAGCTAGTCCTGACGCGCTGGCAGATGTTCGGCCCGGTGGGCGGGCGGCCGCACACCGACCAGCGCGTGACGGTCGGCGCGGCGCGCGACGGCGCGCTCACGGCGGTGCGGCACGACGTGCTGTCGACCACGAGCCAGCTCGAGGACTGGACGGAGTCGAGCGCGCTCGCGACGCGCAGCCTCTACGCCTGCCCCAACGTCGAGACGAGCCACGCGCTCGCCCGGCTGAACGAGGGCACGCCGACCTACATGCGCGCGCCCGGCGAGTCGACCGGCCTGTTCGCCCTGGAGAGCGCGCTCGATGAGCTGGCCGTCGCGTTAGGCATGGACCCGCTGGCGCTGCGCGTGCGCAACTACGCCGAGCGCGACCCGGAGGCCGAGAAGCCGTGGTCGAGCAACGGGCTGCGCGAGTGCTACGCGCGGGGCGCCGAACGCTTCGGGTGGGCGCGGCGCCCGCCGGCGCCGCGGGCCATGGCCGACGGGCGCTGGCTCGTGGGCTGGGGCATGGCCACCGCCACGCGGCCGGCGAAGCGCGCGCCGGCGTCCACGACGGTGCGCGTCGCGGCCGACGGCCGCGCGCGCGTGGAGGTCGGCACGCAGGAGATCGGGACGGGCACGTACACGATCCTCGCCCAGCTGGCCGCCGACGCGTTAGGCGTGCCCGTTGACCGGGTGGAGGTCGCGCTCGGCGACACGCGGCTCCCCGAGGCGCCGGCGTCGGTCGGGTCGCGCACGGCCGCGTCGGCGGGGACGGCGGTGCACGAGGCCGCGACGGCGGCCCGGCAACGGCTCGTCGCCACGGCCGTCGGCGACCCGGCCTCGCCGCTCTACGGCGCGCCCCCGGCCGCGGTCGGGGTGCGCGACGGGCGCATGCTGCTCGCCACGGACCTGCGGCGGGGCGAGACGTACGCGGCGCTCCTCGCCCGCCACGGCGGGGCGCCGATCGCGGGGCACGCCGACGCGCGCCCCGCCCCCGACGAGCAGGGCTACACCGCGCACGCGTTCGGCGCGGTGTTCGTCGAGGTGCGCGTGGACCGCGACCTCGGCGAGGTCCGCGTGCCGCGCGTGGTGGGCGTGTACGACATCGGCCGCGTGCTCAACCGCAAGACCGCGGCGAGCCAGATGATCGGCAGCGTCGTGTGGGGGATCGGCATGGCGCTCGCGGAGCGGACCGTCATCGACCCCCGGCTCGGCCGCTACGTGAACGCGGACCTCGCCGAGTACCACGTCCCGGTGTGCGCCGACGTGGGGACGATCGACGTCGACTTCGTCGACCCGCGGGACGCCCACGTCAACCCGATCGGCGTCAAGGGCGGCGGCGAGGTCGCCCTCACGGGCACGCCCGCCGCGATCGCCAACGCGGTCTGGCACGCGACCGGCCGGCGCATCCGCGCCCTGCCGATCACGCCGGACACGCTGCTCTGACGTGGCGCCGGCAGTCGCAGGGGCGGCCGGCGACGCGCGACCGGGCCGACGCGCCGCCGGCCGCCCCACCGGCGGCCGGGGCAGTGCCGCGGGTCAGAATTTGGCGATCAGCCCCAACCCGCCGACGATCAGCAGGCCGCCGACGATCCGCCCCCACCCCGCAGGGTGCGGGTCGAATCCCATCCAGCCGAAGTGGTCGAGCACGAGCGAGGTCAGCACGCCGGCCGTGACGGAAACCGCGGTGAACACGGCCGCGCCGAGCTTCGGGGCGACGAGAAACATGGCGAAGACGTAGACGAGGCCGAGTGTCCCGCCGATCCACCCCCACCACGGCACGAGCGCGGCCCGGTCGGCCGCGGGCAGGCCGCCGCGGCCGAGCAGCAGCCCGCCGAGCGAGCCGAGGACAATTACGGCGAGCCCACCGAGGTACACGACGGCCGCGCTCGCGAGCGGGTGCTCAAGGCGCTTGTTCAGCGTCGCGTTGCTCCCGGACTGGAGTGTGTTGAGCACACCGGCGAGGATAGTGAATACCAGCAGCCGGGCTTGCACGAGACGGGACTCTGGTGACGGCAGGATGCCCCCGCGAATGGCGAGTCGGCGGACGCCAGCGCGCGGCGCGTGCGTCGAACGCGCCCCGCGGTGGTAGGACATGAGGGGATCGGGGCCGCGATACCGGGACGGAACGGTCCTGGCACTCCGGACGAGCTACGGGCGCCGCCCGCCATCGCCTCGCACCTGCGCCCCCCGCTCGCCCCTCGCTGTGTCGCCCGCGGCCGTCCGGCCCACGCGTCGCGCGCCACGCACGTCGTTGTCGGGGCCACAGCGCTGATGCCGTCGACATTCTTCGACGTGCTCACGCGCGCCCCGGGTGTGGTCGCCGGCTGGCCCGACTACGCCAAGCGGCCGGACTCGCGGCGCGGGGCGCCCCGCGACGCCCCGGACGGCGATGCCGGCCGGTTCCTCTTCGCGACCGGCATCGAGTGCTCCTACCCGACCGCGCTGGGCCGCGACGGCCGCCCGGTGCGGCGCGACCAGCTGGCCGAGTGCGGGCACTACGTGCGCTGGCGCGAGGACCTCGCGCTCGTGCGGGACCTCGGGCTCCGCGTCCTGCGCTACGGCCTCCCGTACTACCGCGTGCACCTGGCCCCCGACCGCTACGATTGGGGCTTCGCCGACGCGGCCCTGGCGGAGATCCGGCGCCTCGGGATCACGCCCATCCTCGACCTGCTGCACTTCGGCGTGCCCGACTGGGTCGGCGACTTCCAGAACCCCGAGCTGCCGCTCCACTTCGCGCGCTACGCCGACGCGGTCGCCGAACGCTACCCGTGGGTGCGATTCTACACGCCGGTCAACGAGGTGTACATCGCGGCCCGCGCCAGCGCCCGCGACGGCCTCTGGAACGAGCGGCTGCGGAGCGACCGCGCGTTCGTTACGGCGCTCACCCACCTCGCCGCGGCAGGCAAACTCGCGGCCGCCGCAATCGCGCGCCGGCGCCCCGACGCGGTCTTCGTCCAGAGCGAGTCGACCGAGATCACGCA encodes:
- a CDS encoding carbon-monoxide dehydrogenase large subunit gives rise to the protein MNGARPPDGPVVGAPLDRLDGPLKVTGGARYAAEMPVAGLAHAVLVTSTVARGRVARVDARAAEAAPGVLAVLTPMNAPTLPGVPAPHTQEAGGTGTGEGGAGGEGQGGQPAQSPNPPQISQRIPTLLQDDRVYYNGQPIGVVVADTLERAAAAVGLVRVTYAAEPPDLDVATAPRAPDDRVKVTGGPRATRRGDVAAGLAAAAARVDQRYTTPHETHNPMEPHATTAVWEADGADPHGRLTLYTSTQAVFGVRDAVARIFGLPPDRVRVVAPFTGGGFGGKGGAWSHEALAAMAARRVGRAVKLVLTRWQMFGPVGGRPHTDQRVTVGAARDGALTAVRHDVLSTTSQLEDWTESSALATRSLYACPNVETSHALARLNEGTPTYMRAPGESTGLFALESALDELAVALGMDPLALRVRNYAERDPEAEKPWSSNGLRECYARGAERFGWARRPPAPRAMADGRWLVGWGMATATRPAKRAPASTTVRVAADGRARVEVGTQEIGTGTYTILAQLAADALGVPVDRVEVALGDTRLPEAPASVGSRTAASAGTAVHEAATAARQRLVATAVGDPASPLYGAPPAAVGVRDGRMLLATDLRRGETYAALLARHGGAPIAGHADARPAPDEQGYTAHAFGAVFVEVRVDRDLGEVRVPRVVGVYDIGRVLNRKTAASQMIGSVVWGIGMALAERTVIDPRLGRYVNADLAEYHVPVCADVGTIDVDFVDPRDAHVNPIGVKGGGEVALTGTPAAIANAVWHATGRRIRALPITPDTLL
- a CDS encoding IS110 family transposase; this translates as MRRTRADVAVVIGVDTHKATYTASAVTRAGAELATLTVASDASGHRRLLAFARHASGPADAAVPRLWALEGAGSFGCGLTAFLLEQGEAVAEIDRPARPARRTGAKTDQLDATRAAREALARPPLAEPRCRGTREAVRVLRRTCTGAGRAKSRAICHLKALIVTAPRPLRDQLRDQLRGVRDDALLPKCARLRTTPQHSVEHRATVTALRLTARRALALEAEADDLESQLEPLVQGLAPHLLAEPGIGVLTAAELLVAWSHAGRVRSAAAFAQLAGVAPIPASSGQVTRHRLNRGGDRHVNCALHQIVRSRLGHHVETRAYAAKRTAEGKSPRDIKRCLKRFVARRVFRLLERPPTEGAPPP
- a CDS encoding transposase translates to MSDKYAVIAAERGTYPVRWMCALLGVSVAGFYGAQRRPPGTRAAADERVRVEVRAAHAKSHRRYGAPRVHRELRAAGVRVAKKRVARLMREDGLVARRAQRRVRTTDSAHAHPVAPNVVARDFAVADQPGLDRVWVADFTYIPTREGWLFLAVVLDLASRRVVGWAVRETMETELVLAALHAALADRRPAPGLVCHSDRGSQYASAAYQVLLAASGAVPSMSAKGDCYDNAVAEAFFATLEHELLADVTFVSRAAARPAIFDFLFWYNGERRHSSLDYVSPVAYEQHLTARPARAA